Within Triticum dicoccoides isolate Atlit2015 ecotype Zavitan chromosome 1B, WEW_v2.0, whole genome shotgun sequence, the genomic segment tgggagctctgtagcatttctattactatatgtggatgacatattgctgattggaaatgatatagaatttctgtataGCATAAAGAGATATCtaaataagagtttttccatgaaagacctcggtgaagctgcttacatatagggcatcaagatctatagagatagatcaagatgcctaattggactttcacaaagcacataccttgataaagttttgaagaagttcaaaatggatcagtcaaagaaagggttcttgcctgtgttacaaggtgtgaagttgagtcagactcaatgcccgaccactacagaatatagagagaaaatgaaagtcattccctatgctttagccataggttctatcatgtatgcaatgttgtgtaccagaactgatgtgtgccttgctataagcatagcagggtggtaccaaagtaatcccggagtggagcactggacagcggtcaataacatcctgaaatacctgaaaaggactaaggatatgtttctcgtttatggaggtgaaaaagagctcatcgtaaatggttacgtcgatgcaagctttgacactgatccagatgactctaagtcacaaaccgaggatctgtcagttggtgcagttccaagcagagcgtcgtggcgggatctacgtgtgaagcggagtacattgctgcttcagaagcagcaaatgaaggagtttggatgaaagagttcatatccgatctaggtgtcatacctagtgcatcgggtccaatgaaaatattttgtgacaatactggtgcaattaccttggcaaaggaatccagatttcacaagagaaccaagcacatcaagagatgcttcaattccatccgtcatcaagtgccgGAAGGggatatagagatttgcaagatgcatatgaatctgaatgttgcagacccgttgactaagcctcttccacgagcaaaacatgatcaacaccaaagctccatgggtgttagaatcattactatgtaatctagattattgactctagtgcaagcgggagactgaaggaaatatgccctagaggcaataataaaattattatttatttccttaattcataataaatgtttattattcatgctagaattgtattaaccggaaacatagtacatgtgtgaatacatagacaaaacatattgtccctagtatgcctctacttgacgagctcattaatcaaagatggttatgtttcctaaccattgacatgtgttgtcatttgatgaatgggatcacatcattaggagaatgatgtgatggacatgacccatccgttagcttagtattgtgatcgttacagtttcattgctactgctttcttcatgacttatacaagttcctcagactatgagattatgcaactcccgaataccggaggaacactttgtgtgctaccaaacgtcacaacgtaaaagggtgattataaaggtgctctacaagtgtcttcgaaggtgtttgttgggttggcatagatcaagattatgatttgtcactccgtgtttcggagaggtatctctgggccctctcggtaatacccatcactataagccttgcaagcaatgtgaccaatgagttagttgcgggataaagtattacagaacaagtaaagagacttgccggtaacgagattgaactaggtatgatgataccgacgatcgaatctcgggcaagtaacataccgatgacaaagggaacaacgtatgttgttatgcggtttgaccgataaagatcttcgtagaatatgtaggagccaatatgagcatccaggttccgctattggttattgaccggagatgtgtctcggtcatgtctacatagttcttgaacccgtagggtccgcacgcttaacgttcgatgacgatttgtattacgagttatgtgatttgatgactgaagtttgtttggagtcctggatgagatcacggacgtgacgaggagtctcgaaatggtcgagaggtaaagatcgatatattggaaggctatattcggacatccgaaaggttccgagtgattcgggtatttttcagagtaccggtgaGTTactggaattcaccgggagaagtaatgggcctcattgggctttagtggagagaggggagaagggccaagaggtgtcgcacgcctcccccctgcccaaactgaattggacaaggggtgggggcgcaacccccctttcctctctccctctctttccttcactcctactccgaaataggaaagggaatcctactaggacttgggagtcctagtaggactccctatgcttggcgcgccccctagttcggccgcctcctccctccctcctttatatagggggaggggagcaccccaaGAACACACAAACTGAtctttaaccgtgtgcggtgccccctccacagttttccacctcggtcatatcgtcgtagtgcttaggcgaagccctgcgccggtaacttcatcatcaccgtcattacgttgtcgtgctgacggaactctccctcagccttagctagatctagagttcgagggacgtcaccgagctgaacgtgtgcagatcgcggaggtgtcgtgcgttcggtacttgatcggttggatcgcgaagacgttcgactacatcaaccgcgttattgaaactcttccgctttcggtctacgagggtacgtggacacactcttccctctcgttgctatgcatcacctagatagatcttgcgtgatcgtaggattttttttgaaattaccgcgttccccaacatcatCAATTCAATTCATGTCATGTTTTGTTTGTCTTCGATCTCGCTGTGTTTAAGTTAAATATCTTCGTATTTGCATGCTTTGCATAATCACTTACTTCCTATGCATGTTCTATTTCATCGTGATGATTTAGCCGCTACTCTGATTTGCATGCATAGTGTAGTTTCACTTCTGTTTAGTTACTCCTCATGTTGTTATCCTTCAAATAACTCACTAATTTGaagaatttgataaaaatcaaCCATTCACCCCCCGGTCGACATCACACACTTTCAACATCTAATGTATGTGGGCCACTTCTCCATAGAGCTATCCAGACCAGTCGTGGTTGTTTGGGCTGGGATTGTGTACCTGGTCAGTGAATGAATGTAAAACGTGAATGTACACCAGAAAGTGTCCCAAACAGGGTCGTACGTCTCCCATCACTGCTTATGTACCCCGGTGTCCCACACATTATCAATTTATCATTTGTTTATCTCTTAGTTGGTCAGATTGGGATGTTTATCTCATATGTACACGCGGTAGGTAGTCTGACCTTGCGTGAGTAAATATCCTTTTGATTATACTCTCAAAAAGTGAAAAGCATGAGTTTTGAATCACATGTTCTGGTTTGCAATAGCCCCATGGTACACCACTAGCAGTGCTGCTTTGTGCAAATTAGTTTGCAAGTGGGCATAGATGAAGCTCTTGTTTGATGACAAGAAAAGTGCACAATTTAAGTAAACCAATTCTCACTAGCACAAATTATGTAAGTCGTACCATAATTATATAACTAGCCGACATGAGGTGTAAAGAGAGGATCTAGAAAACACTTTTTGTATGAAAATTATTGCTCATTATATATGTCATAGATACTCACATTGTTATATCCCTTTATTCTACTCGATCATTTCATGTGTTATGTTAGAGAAAAAACACGTGAAAAATGTTGGAACTAAAATGTTATCCTTTGTGAAACATTTTCACTTTTTGTATGTCTATTGAAGAAACAAAATGTTATCTTTTTTTATTAACTAGCCAATATGAGGTGCAAAGAGGGGATCTAAAAAATGATTTTTGTATAAAAACTACAGCTCATTATATATGTGTAAGAAAAGTCATTTTATTATAACTTCCTTTATTCTACTCAAACATTTTATGTGTTATGTTAGAAAAAATCCCACAATTCTTTATGGAAGAATTGCCACTTGTTGTATATGTCTACTGAAGAAGGAAAATGATATCCTTTAAAAAAATGTCGCTTGTTTCCTTTGTCTGAAAGAATTCCTGAAATCAAGTTTGAGCATTTAAGGCTTTGATGGATAATTATATTTTAGATAAGGTTATTTATTATAGGTCATTTGACTGTAGCAGCGACTTCATGGCACGGAAGAGTTGGCCCGTTAGCAACGAAATCATATAAATTTAGACAAGCATTATTTGTTATCATATTATTATGTTTCATCATTGTCCAATATATTGTTAGTTTACTCATTGTTTATATTTTCAAACATTTATATAATATCTTATCATTATTACAAAAAGTAGACGACCGCAACAATGTGGCCATTATGATCTAGTGAGGTCCTCTTAAAATCAGGGACCATGAGGTTAACCATTGAGTCTTCTATTCCTCTTCCCATAGATTCTCAAACATGTCCATTCAGGATCCAATTATCTCATCAAATGTTGTCATTCTTTCCATCGTACACTTGTCATGTGATTCCTTTTTCAACAATTCCAACCCACCGACAATAGCTTGCCACAATGCCGGCGGACAACGCGGGGAAACAGTGTCCAAAAGTGGCCATTGGGATAGTAAAAAACATATTTTATGTTCACAAGATAAGTGTATGAATGCTTTTAAAAATTTCAACCCCAAAACTCATCAAAATTCAAATAGAGATAAACAAGGAAGACAAATCCAACTATAAATAGTACTCccattttttcttttgtttcttttgtgATATGCATTCATGTTTGAAGTGTCTTTTTATCTATGTAGAAACTTCGCAAAATGCAAAACCCCTTGTTTTCTAAAAAAAAGCAGAAACCCTTGCAAAGCCACGCCTTTTTACAAAAAAAAAGCAGAAACCCTTAGTTTACTCAAATTTATTTTCCTTGTTTACGTTTTCAAATATTTATATAATATCTTATCATTATTACAGAAAGTAGATGACCGCAACAAAGTGTGCCATTATGATCTGGTGAGGTCCTCTTAAAACTAGGAACTATGAGGTTGACCATTTGAGTCTTCTACTCCTCTTCCCAGAGATTCCCAAACCCGTATTTCCAGAATCCAATTATCTCATCAAATGTTGTCATTATTTCCATCGCACACTTGTCATATGATTCCTTTTTCATCAATTCCAACTCATGGACAATAGCTTGCCACGATGCCGGCGAACAACGCGGGAAAACAGTGTCCAAAAGTGGCCATTGGGGTAGTAAAAAAAATCATTATTTTTTATGTTCACAAGATAAGTGTATACAATGCTTTTAAATATTTCAACCCCAAACACATCAAAATACAAATAGAGATAAACAAGAAAGGCAAATCCAAATATAAATAGTACTCCcttttttcttttgtctttttgtGATAtacattcatgctggaattgtcgtTTTATCTCTATGTAGAAACTTCGCAAAAAGCAGAAACCCTTGNNNNNNNNNNNNNNNNNNNNNNNNNNNNNNNNNNNNNNNNNNNNNNNNNNNNNNNNNNNNNNNNNNNNNNNNNNNNNNNNNNNNNNNNNNNNNNNNNNNNNNNNNNNNNNNNNNNNNNNNNNNNNNNNNNNNNNNNNNNNNNNNNNNNNNNNNNNNNNNNNNNNNNNNNNNNNNNNNNNNNNNNNNNNNNNNNNNNNNNNNNNNNNNNNNNNNNNNNNNNNNNNNNNNNNNNNNNNNNNNNNNNNNNNNNNNNNNNNNNNNNNNNNNNNNNNNNNNNNNNNNNNNNNNNNNNNNNNNNNNNNNNNNNNNNNNNNNNNNNNNNNNNNNNNNNNNNNNNNNNNNNNNNNNNNNNNNNNCACGCGCATATaaagcggaggcggcggcggcgtacaGCCCTACCCGATACGAACCAACCCCAGATTTTCCCCGGGCGCCGCAgccgcatttcgtcgagcacaggaCGCGCATGGCGATGGCCGCGCCCCACGTCTCGCACTCGCAGCCACCCGTCGGGCGCGCCGCTTTATTCTCTCACCCCACCACCGCGCAGAGCTCCTCCCCtctccgcctccctctcctccgcgccgccgcccggcccgtccGCCTCTACGCCGTCTCCACCGATGCCGcccctgccaccgccgccgccgcgatgGACGCCGTGGCCGACTGGGGGCTCACCCCGCTCGCGGAGGCCGACCCGGAGGTGTACGACCTCATCGAGCGCGAGAAGCGGCGCCAGCGCACGGGCATCGAGCTAATCGCGTCCGAGAACTTCACCTCGCTCGCCGTCATGGAGGCGCTCGGCTCCCCGCTCACCAACAAGTACTCTGAGGGCATGCCCGGGGCGCGCTACTACGGCGGGAACGAGGTCATCGACGAGGTCGAGGAGCTCTGCCGCGCCCGCGCCCTCAAGGCGTTCCACCTCGACCCCGCCTCCTGGGGCGTCAACGTGCAGCCCTACTCCGGCTCCCCCGCCAACTTCGCCGCCTACACTGGGCTGCTCCAACCCCACGAGCGCATCATGGGCCTCGATTTGCCGTCCGGAGGACACCTCACCCATGGGTACTACACGGCCGGGGGCAAGAAGATTTCCGCCACCTCCATCTACTTCGAGAGCTTGCCCTACAAGGTGAGCTCCGACACCGGGTACGTCGACTATGATAGGCTGGAGGAGAAGGCCATGGATTTCCGCCCCAAGCTCATTATCTGTGGCGGGAGCGCGTACCCACGGGACTGGGATTATGCCAGGCTTAGGGCCATCGCGGACAAGTGCGGGGCCATGTTGCTGTGTGACATGGCTCATATCAGCGGTCTTGTTGCCGCTCAGGTATCAACTTTTCTGTATTTCTGTGCCTTTAGATGATTAGATTATGTATTGTATCTGCTGCAAGTGTAGTAGTTTATTGATTAAAACAGGTTTTAGTATGCTATATCTATTTAAATGTAAGTTGCTCTTATTTATTACAATTGAGATCGAGCCTGATCAATTGTTGCAACAATGGATGCTTCCCCCCTGTATAATCATGTTCATGGAGGGGCCTGTCACTGAAAATAACATTGACCTTCCATGAAATTGTTTCGCTAAATTTGCTGACAGCCTCTCATAGTACTGAAATACAGTATTTTATCGAATCTATTGTGATAGTAGTTATCATCAACATACAGTAAGGTAGTTGATTTCTGCATTCTCTAACAAGAGATGCTGTTTGCTGTCATTCTCTTGGTGTTTAAGGCCACGTGAATTTCGCTGGGTTTTGGCAGGAACTTTACTGTGAACTAAGCAATTTGCAAAGGCTTCCCGTGGAACTCCCATATTCCAAACTTCTGTTTAATTGTTTTTTCACCTCATTGGTAATATTTTGATTTGTTCTCTTACAGGAGGCTACGAATCCGTTTGAGTATTCTGATGTGGTTACCACCACCACCCACAAGAGTCTCCGAGGGCCAAGGTCTGGTATGATATTCTACAGGAAGGGCCCGAAGCCTACCAAAAAAGGCCAGCCCGAGGGTGCTCTTTACGATTATGAGGACAAGATCAACTTTGCAGTGTTTCCGTCACTCCAGGGTGGCCCTCACAACCACCAGATTGCTGCCCTGGCAGTTGGCCTGAAGCAGGCAATGTCACCTGGATTCAAGGCATATATTCAGCAGGTCAAGGCCAATGCTGTTGCCCTTGGAAACCAGCTGATGAGGAAGGGCTACAAGTTGGTTACGGATGGAACAGAGAACCACCTTGTTCTCTGGGATCTTCGCCCTCTTGGCTTGTCTGGTATGCAGAGCAATTTTGATTGGCATCTGTTTATATGGTTGTATTCAGTGCTAACTTGCTCTAAAATTGGTTTGCTGAATTTATAGGCAACAAAGTTGAGAAAGTATGCGATCTGAGCAGCATTACACTCAACAAAAATGCCGTCTTTGGTGACAGCAGTGCATTGGCACC encodes:
- the LOC119339676 gene encoding serine hydroxymethyltransferase 4-like, with product MAMAAPHVSHSQPPVGRAALFSHPTTAQSSSPLRLPLLRAAARPVRLYAVSTDAAPATAAAAMDAVADWGLTPLAEADPEVYDLIEREKRRQRTGIELIASENFTSLAVMEALGSPLTNKYSEGMPGARYYGGNEVIDEVEELCRARALKAFHLDPASWGVNVQPYSGSPANFAAYTGLLQPHERIMGLDLPSGGHLTHGYYTAGGKKISATSIYFESLPYKVSSDTGYVDYDRLEEKAMDFRPKLIICGGSAYPRDWDYARLRAIADKCGAMLLCDMAHISGLVAAQEATNPFEYSDVVTTTTHKSLRGPRSGMIFYRKGPKPTKKGQPEGALYDYEDKINFAVFPSLQGGPHNHQIAALAVGLKQAMSPGFKAYIQQVKANAVALGNQLMRKGYKLVTDGTENHLVLWDLRPLGLSGNKVEKVCDLSSITLNKNAVFGDSSALAPGGVRIGTPAMTSRGLVEKDFVKIAEYLHQAVVICLNVQKQRGKRYNDFTVDLEKNEDIAELRAEVEKFAISFEMPGFRVSDMKYKD